From the genome of Rathayibacter sp. VKM Ac-2759, one region includes:
- a CDS encoding rhodanese-like domain-containing protein, which yields MSSSPYLTRPIVSTQWLADQLGREHLVVIDASVLFVPGFDGRYRYLSGEDQYLVEGHVPGAVFADLIEHLSDAEAAYPFSRLAPERFAAALGALGIDDDAVVVVYDSAVGQWASRLWWLLRAAGHDSVAVLDGGLTAWRQESRPIETGHVAPTPSSGITVREERPLWIDKAGVERIVQGDEPGTLVCAVPPKEFTGEAGQRPRRGHLPGSVSVPAARLVDRTANTILPAARLRELFADVLGAERIVLYCGGGVAAAADALALSLLGRDDVVIYDGSLNEWAADPEAPLVVTAA from the coding sequence ATGAGCAGCTCGCCCTACCTGACCCGGCCGATCGTCTCGACGCAGTGGCTGGCCGACCAGCTGGGGCGCGAGCACCTCGTCGTCATCGACGCCAGCGTGCTGTTCGTGCCCGGCTTCGACGGCCGCTACCGCTACCTCAGCGGTGAGGACCAGTACCTCGTCGAGGGCCACGTGCCCGGAGCCGTCTTCGCCGACCTGATCGAGCACCTCTCGGACGCCGAGGCGGCGTACCCGTTCAGCCGCCTCGCCCCCGAGCGCTTCGCGGCGGCGCTCGGCGCGCTGGGCATCGACGACGACGCGGTCGTCGTGGTCTACGACTCGGCCGTGGGGCAGTGGGCGTCGCGGCTCTGGTGGCTGCTGCGCGCCGCGGGTCACGACTCCGTCGCCGTCCTCGACGGCGGGCTCACCGCCTGGCGGCAGGAGTCGCGGCCGATCGAGACGGGGCACGTCGCTCCGACGCCGTCCTCGGGCATCACGGTCCGCGAGGAGCGCCCGCTCTGGATCGACAAGGCCGGCGTCGAGCGGATCGTGCAGGGCGACGAGCCCGGCACCCTCGTCTGCGCGGTGCCGCCCAAGGAGTTCACCGGCGAGGCCGGCCAGCGGCCGCGCCGGGGGCATCTCCCCGGCTCGGTCAGCGTGCCCGCGGCGCGCCTCGTCGACCGCACGGCGAACACGATCCTGCCGGCCGCGCGCCTCCGCGAGCTCTTCGCCGATGTGCTCGGCGCCGAGCGGATCGTCCTCTACTGCGGCGGCGGGGTCGCCGCGGCCGCCGACGCTCTCGCGCTGAGCCTGCTCGGGCGGGACGACGTCGTGATCTACGACGGCTCGCTCAACGAGTGGGCGGCCGACCCCGAGGCGCCGCTCGTGGTCACCGCGGCCTGA
- a CDS encoding L-serine ammonia-lyase yields MSAYVSVLDLFSVGIGPSSSHTVGPMRAALALAERLRAAGLLGTVTRVGCTLYGSLGSTGIGHGTPDAVVAGLSGLAPETCDPDAVRGAWRRLDEDAEILLAGEQRLPMTRDDVAFEPRTRLPEHPNALTFSVWLGDEALPAWEETYYSIGGGFIRRAGERADLAALAAHPYPFVSAVDLLAICDRTRSSIDEIAAANERALHPDQDIDARLDAIWDAMAACVEHGLATDGVLPGGLEVRRRASLMRERLEAFEVDPLDRARATSVEWLHAFALAVNEENAAGGRVVTAPTNGAAGIIPAVAHYYLRFVPGADRAGVRRFLLTATAIGSLCKTNASISGAEAGCQGEVGSACAMAAGALCAVLGGTPRQVENAAEIAMEHHLGLTCDPVGGLVQIPCIERNAIAASTAVSAARLALHGDGIHRVSLDTVIETMRQTGIDMSSKYKETSEGGLAVNVIEC; encoded by the coding sequence ATGAGTGCCTACGTCTCCGTCCTCGACCTGTTCAGCGTCGGGATCGGACCCTCGAGCTCGCACACCGTCGGCCCGATGCGCGCGGCGCTGGCGCTGGCTGAGCGCCTGCGCGCGGCGGGGCTGCTCGGCACGGTCACACGAGTCGGCTGCACGCTGTACGGCTCGCTCGGGTCGACCGGGATCGGCCATGGAACCCCCGACGCCGTCGTCGCCGGGCTGTCGGGCCTCGCACCCGAGACCTGCGACCCCGACGCCGTGCGCGGCGCCTGGCGGAGGCTCGACGAGGACGCCGAGATCCTGCTGGCCGGCGAGCAGCGGCTGCCGATGACCCGCGACGACGTCGCCTTCGAGCCGCGGACCCGCCTCCCGGAGCACCCGAACGCGCTCACCTTCAGCGTCTGGCTGGGCGACGAGGCGCTGCCGGCGTGGGAGGAGACGTACTACTCGATCGGCGGCGGCTTCATCCGCCGCGCGGGAGAGCGCGCCGACCTCGCGGCGCTGGCCGCGCATCCGTACCCCTTCGTCTCGGCCGTGGATCTGCTCGCGATCTGCGACCGGACCCGGTCGAGCATCGACGAGATCGCCGCCGCGAACGAGCGGGCGCTGCATCCCGACCAGGACATCGACGCGCGCCTGGACGCCATCTGGGACGCGATGGCCGCCTGCGTCGAGCACGGCCTCGCGACCGACGGCGTGCTCCCCGGCGGGCTCGAGGTGCGCCGGCGGGCGTCGCTGATGCGCGAGCGGCTCGAGGCGTTCGAGGTCGACCCGCTCGACCGCGCCCGCGCCACCTCGGTGGAGTGGCTGCACGCCTTCGCCCTCGCCGTGAACGAGGAGAACGCCGCGGGCGGGCGCGTGGTGACGGCACCGACCAACGGCGCGGCGGGGATCATCCCCGCCGTCGCGCACTACTACCTCCGCTTCGTGCCGGGCGCAGATCGCGCTGGGGTCCGGAGGTTCCTCCTGACCGCGACGGCGATCGGCTCGCTGTGCAAGACGAACGCGTCGATCTCGGGGGCGGAGGCGGGGTGCCAGGGCGAGGTCGGCTCGGCGTGCGCGATGGCCGCCGGTGCGCTCTGCGCGGTCCTCGGAGGCACGCCGCGGCAGGTCGAGAACGCCGCCGAGATCGCGATGGAGCACCACCTCGGCCTCACCTGCGATCCGGTCGGCGGGCTCGTGCAGATCCCGTGCATCGAGCGCAACGCGATCGCGGCGTCGACCGCGGTCAGCGCCGCGCGCCTCGCGCTGCACGGCGACGGCATCCACCGCGTCTCGCTCGACACGGTGATCGAGACGATGCGGCAGACCGGCATCGACATGTCCTCGAAGTACAAGGAGACCAGCGAGGGCGGCCTGGCGGTCAACGTCATCGAGTGCTGA
- a CDS encoding CoA-binding protein — translation MSTTDENVVAQLSNGLSCSVPASSPLAKLLKSQRTWVGPDAKQRLDILRRAKTVAIVGASPNPARSSYFVSTYLQQSSDYELFFVNPNATEILGQPVYRSLADLPVVPDIVDVFRKASDIPSVIDDVVAIGAPTVWVQLGIWNQEAAEYGESKGLTVVMDRCIKVEHARFHGGLHLLGFDTGQITARKTLR, via the coding sequence ATGAGCACGACCGATGAGAACGTCGTCGCGCAGCTGTCCAACGGGCTGAGCTGCTCCGTTCCCGCGAGCTCGCCGCTCGCGAAGCTGCTGAAGTCGCAGCGCACCTGGGTCGGCCCCGACGCGAAGCAGCGCCTCGACATCCTCCGCCGCGCCAAGACGGTCGCGATCGTCGGAGCGTCGCCCAACCCGGCGCGCTCGTCGTACTTCGTCTCGACCTACCTGCAGCAGTCGAGCGACTACGAGCTGTTCTTCGTGAACCCGAACGCGACCGAGATCCTCGGGCAGCCGGTCTACAGGAGCCTGGCGGATCTCCCCGTCGTCCCCGACATCGTCGACGTGTTCCGCAAGGCGAGCGACATCCCCTCGGTGATCGACGACGTCGTCGCGATCGGCGCGCCTACCGTCTGGGTGCAGCTCGGCATCTGGAACCAGGAGGCGGCCGAGTACGGCGAGTCGAAGGGCCTGACGGTCGTGATGGACCGCTGCATCAAGGTCGAGCACGCGCGGTTCCACGGCGGACTGCACCTGCTGGGCTTCGACACCGGGCAGATCACGGCGCGCAAGACGCTGCGCTGA
- a CDS encoding O-acetylhomoserine aminocarboxypropyltransferase/cysteine synthase family protein has product MADREYGFKTRAIHAGNIPDPVTGARALPIYQTSAFVFDDTSDAAARFALQKYGNIYSRLSNPTVAAFEERVASLEGGLGAVATASGLSAQFVTFAALVGAGDHVVSSANLYGGSITQLDVTLRRFGVDTTFVQSSDPADYAAAITDKTKVLYAETIANPSGEIADIEGLAEVAHAAGIPLIIDSTVATPYLVRPIEWGADIVIHSATKFLGGHGTTLGGVVVESGRFHYSHEKFPLLHDAVASYGGLSWDGNFGEYGFLTRLRAEQLRDIGPVLAPHSAFLLAQGVETLPYRIQAHVDNTRRVAEWLDADERIEAVYWAGLPEHPHHARAQKYLPKGPGSVFSFVVKGGREVGQTFIESVDLASHLANIGDAKTLIIHPASTTHAQLTEQQLLHAGVLPGLVRLSVGIEDADDIIYDLDQALTRAVEKHGTPEAPTELPDDVSVTIDSPTVEV; this is encoded by the coding sequence ATGGCAGATCGCGAGTACGGCTTCAAGACGCGTGCGATCCACGCGGGCAACATCCCCGACCCGGTGACCGGAGCGCGAGCGCTGCCGATCTACCAGACGAGCGCGTTCGTCTTCGACGACACCTCCGACGCGGCCGCCCGCTTCGCCCTGCAGAAGTACGGCAACATCTACTCCCGCCTGTCGAACCCGACGGTCGCGGCGTTCGAGGAGCGGGTCGCGAGCCTCGAGGGCGGCCTCGGCGCCGTCGCCACCGCCTCCGGCCTGTCGGCGCAGTTCGTCACCTTCGCGGCGCTCGTCGGAGCCGGCGACCACGTCGTCTCCTCGGCCAACCTCTACGGCGGCTCGATCACCCAGCTCGACGTGACGCTGCGGCGCTTCGGAGTCGACACCACCTTCGTGCAGTCGAGCGACCCGGCCGACTACGCGGCCGCGATCACCGACAAGACGAAGGTGCTCTACGCCGAGACCATCGCGAACCCCTCCGGCGAGATCGCCGACATCGAGGGCCTCGCCGAGGTCGCGCACGCCGCGGGCATCCCCCTCATCATCGACTCGACGGTGGCCACCCCCTACCTGGTGCGCCCGATCGAGTGGGGCGCCGACATCGTCATCCACTCGGCGACCAAGTTCCTCGGCGGGCACGGCACGACCCTCGGCGGCGTCGTCGTCGAGTCGGGCCGCTTCCACTACTCGCACGAGAAGTTCCCGCTGCTGCACGACGCGGTCGCCTCGTACGGCGGGCTGTCGTGGGACGGCAACTTCGGCGAGTACGGCTTCCTCACGCGGCTGCGCGCCGAGCAGCTGCGCGACATCGGCCCCGTGCTCGCCCCGCACTCGGCGTTCCTGCTCGCGCAGGGCGTCGAGACGCTGCCCTACCGGATCCAGGCCCACGTCGACAACACCCGCCGCGTCGCGGAGTGGCTCGACGCCGACGAGCGGATCGAGGCCGTCTACTGGGCGGGCCTCCCCGAGCACCCGCACCACGCCCGCGCGCAGAAGTACCTGCCGAAGGGCCCCGGCTCGGTCTTCAGCTTCGTGGTGAAGGGCGGCCGAGAGGTCGGGCAGACCTTCATCGAGTCGGTCGACCTCGCCAGCCACCTCGCCAACATCGGCGACGCGAAGACGCTGATCATCCACCCCGCCTCGACGACCCACGCGCAGCTCACCGAGCAGCAGCTGCTGCACGCGGGCGTCCTCCCGGGTCTCGTGCGCCTCTCGGTCGGCATCGAGGACGCGGACGACATCATCTACGACCTCGACCAGGCGCTGACCCGCGCGGTCGAGAAGCACGGCACCCCCGAGGCGCCCACCGAGTTGCCGGACGACGTCTCGGTCACCATCGACTCCCCCACCGTGGAGGTCTGA
- a CDS encoding putative sulfate exporter family transporter → MAAVVGLTLRRLAPGVAVCALAALLASAVHTAVPAVPMLTAAVALGILVAQVPAARPALGRVSPGLKFSSRTLMRTGIVLLGLKLSLVDIAALGWLAILVVVAIVLATFALTYALGRALRLPGREPLLLAAGFSICGASAIGAMAGATRAKEEEQAVPVALVTLCGTLAIAILPALQHPLGLSDLAFGHWVGASVHDVGQVVATAQVAGASALAIAVVVKLTRVVMLAPMVAIAAAVSRRGGDGGGPRPAVVPLFVVGFLAAVLVRSFLPVPQGVLDAADVAQTWLLAAALFALGSAVRLRSLVTTGWRALVVAFASWLAIAAMALAAVHASV, encoded by the coding sequence GTGGCTGCCGTCGTGGGTCTGACCCTCCGCCGTCTCGCCCCCGGAGTCGCGGTCTGCGCGCTCGCCGCGCTGCTGGCGTCCGCCGTGCACACCGCCGTGCCTGCGGTGCCGATGCTGACCGCGGCGGTCGCCCTCGGGATCCTCGTGGCGCAGGTCCCGGCGGCGCGGCCCGCGCTCGGCCGAGTGTCCCCGGGGCTGAAGTTCTCGTCGCGGACCCTGATGCGCACCGGGATCGTGCTCCTCGGGCTGAAGCTCTCGCTCGTGGACATCGCCGCACTCGGCTGGCTCGCGATCCTCGTCGTCGTCGCGATCGTGCTGGCCACCTTCGCCCTGACCTATGCGCTCGGGCGGGCGCTGCGCCTGCCGGGCAGGGAGCCTCTGCTGCTCGCGGCGGGCTTCTCGATCTGCGGCGCCTCCGCGATCGGTGCGATGGCCGGGGCGACGCGCGCGAAGGAGGAGGAGCAGGCCGTGCCGGTCGCGCTGGTGACCCTGTGCGGGACACTCGCGATCGCGATCCTGCCGGCGTTGCAGCATCCGCTCGGGCTCTCGGACCTCGCGTTCGGGCACTGGGTGGGGGCGTCGGTGCACGACGTCGGGCAGGTGGTCGCGACGGCGCAGGTCGCCGGAGCCTCGGCGCTCGCGATCGCGGTCGTCGTGAAGCTGACGCGCGTCGTGATGCTCGCGCCGATGGTCGCGATCGCGGCGGCGGTGTCGCGGCGCGGGGGCGACGGCGGAGGACCCCGGCCCGCCGTCGTGCCGCTGTTCGTCGTGGGCTTCCTCGCGGCGGTGCTGGTGCGGTCGTTCCTGCCGGTGCCGCAGGGGGTCCTCGACGCCGCCGACGTCGCGCAGACCTGGCTGCTGGCCGCCGCGCTGTTCGCGCTCGGCAGCGCGGTGCGGCTCCGCTCGCTCGTCACGACGGGATGGCGCGCGCTGGTCGTCGCGTTCGCCTCGTGGCTGGCGATCGCGGCGATGGCGCTCGCGGCGGTGCACGCCTCGGTGTGA
- a CDS encoding phospholipid carrier-dependent glycosyltransferase — MTDRPQRDFDDLLLDSAGSTRSESRVPAEAPASTPRVRPDVPRGSWFDDVFGRLTATPARRRIYDLGLPLLVVVLAAFLRLWNLGHPRSLVFDETFYVKDAWTLWNLGFEGAWPEDPDPGFIAGSVDTFTGAPSFVVHPPLGKWIIGLGMGALGADDSVGWRISTAIVGILAVALVIVIAKLLFRSTLIASLAGVFLALDGHAIVMSRVSLLDGILMFVALCGVAAVLLDRRWAELRLAEKVAAGALPSWGPVLWWRPWLLTAGVFFGLAAGVKWTGIYFLGAYGLYAVLVDAMMRRRAGVPFWGSGAVLKQGPVTFLLVVPIALVAYLATWLGWLRTSGGWARQWATEAPGNAWTGALAWVPDWAQSLWHYHVQMYDYSINLRATHPYQASPLTWLLMQRPTSMYFVDQATGVDGCTAARCDEAITSVANPLIWYAGVIALGYLLYRFARYREWRAGFVLMGIVAGYLPWMLYLDRTVFQFYCVVFEPYMMLALALTAGIVLGSPGDERRRRTRGIVIVGVFVLAAAALTAYFYPLWTGQQTSFAFWQAHMWLPSWV; from the coding sequence GTGACGGACCGACCGCAGCGCGACTTCGACGACCTGCTCCTCGACTCCGCCGGATCGACGCGATCGGAGTCGCGCGTTCCCGCCGAGGCTCCGGCGTCGACCCCGCGGGTGCGCCCCGATGTGCCCCGCGGCTCGTGGTTCGACGACGTCTTCGGCCGTCTCACCGCCACTCCGGCCCGCCGGCGGATCTACGACCTCGGGCTCCCGCTGCTGGTCGTCGTGCTCGCCGCGTTCCTCCGCCTCTGGAACCTCGGCCACCCGCGCTCGCTCGTCTTCGACGAGACCTTCTACGTGAAGGACGCCTGGACGCTCTGGAACCTCGGCTTCGAGGGCGCGTGGCCCGAGGACCCGGACCCGGGCTTCATCGCCGGGAGCGTGGACACGTTCACCGGTGCCCCCTCGTTCGTGGTGCACCCGCCGCTGGGCAAGTGGATCATCGGGCTCGGGATGGGCGCGCTCGGTGCGGACGACAGCGTCGGCTGGCGGATCTCGACGGCGATCGTGGGCATCCTCGCGGTCGCTCTCGTCATCGTGATCGCGAAGCTGCTCTTCCGCTCGACGCTCATCGCCTCGCTCGCCGGCGTCTTCCTCGCGCTGGACGGCCACGCGATCGTGATGTCGCGGGTGTCGCTGCTCGACGGCATCCTGATGTTCGTCGCCCTCTGCGGTGTCGCGGCGGTCCTCCTCGACCGGCGCTGGGCCGAGCTGCGGCTCGCCGAGAAGGTCGCCGCCGGAGCACTGCCGAGCTGGGGTCCTGTGCTGTGGTGGCGGCCGTGGCTGCTCACGGCCGGAGTCTTCTTCGGCCTCGCCGCCGGGGTGAAGTGGACGGGCATCTACTTCCTCGGCGCCTACGGGCTCTACGCGGTCCTCGTCGACGCGATGATGCGCCGCCGGGCGGGCGTGCCGTTCTGGGGCAGCGGCGCGGTCCTCAAGCAGGGCCCGGTCACCTTCCTCCTCGTCGTCCCGATCGCGCTCGTCGCCTACCTCGCGACGTGGCTCGGCTGGCTCCGCACCTCCGGAGGCTGGGCGAGGCAGTGGGCGACGGAGGCGCCGGGCAACGCCTGGACGGGCGCGCTCGCGTGGGTCCCGGACTGGGCGCAGAGCCTCTGGCACTACCACGTGCAGATGTACGACTACTCGATCAACCTGCGCGCCACGCACCCCTACCAGGCCAGCCCGCTGACCTGGCTCCTGATGCAGCGGCCGACGAGCATGTACTTCGTCGACCAGGCGACCGGAGTGGACGGCTGCACGGCCGCGCGCTGCGACGAGGCGATCACCTCGGTCGCGAATCCGCTGATCTGGTACGCCGGAGTGATCGCGCTCGGCTACCTCCTCTACCGCTTCGCCCGCTACCGCGAGTGGCGCGCCGGGTTCGTGCTGATGGGGATCGTCGCCGGCTACCTGCCGTGGATGCTCTACCTCGACCGCACGGTGTTCCAGTTCTACTGCGTGGTCTTCGAGCCCTACATGATGCTCGCGCTCGCCCTCACCGCGGGGATCGTGCTCGGCTCCCCCGGTGACGAGAGGAGGCGGCGCACCCGCGGCATCGTGATCGTCGGCGTCTTCGTGCTGGCCGCCGCGGCGCTCACGGCCTACTTCTACCCGCTGTGGACGGGGCAGCAGACGTCGTTCGCGTTCTGGCAGGCGCACATGTGGCTGCCGTCGTGGGTCTGA
- a CDS encoding NAD(P)-dependent alcohol dehydrogenase, giving the protein MKAVQYREIGSEPVVVEIDKPVPGPGQVLLRVTAAGLCHSDSFVMGLPEDQYSYGLPLTLGHEGAGVVAELGDGVVGVDVGDSVAVYGPWGCGTCRACAAGRENYCPHAAELGITPPGLGAPGAMAEYVLIDDVRHLVPLGDLDPVESVSLTDAGLTPYHAIRSSASVLVPGSTALVIGSGGLGHVGIQILKAITPARVIVLDLSDEKLALARDVGADEALRSDDPDVLSRIRELTGGEGAQAVFDFVGAEPTLAIARQAVALDGQVQIVGIGGGVLPTGFFSTPMGASVRAPYWGSRTELMEVLDLARAGLVRVHTERFSIDEAPEAYRRLHDGTVRGRAVVVP; this is encoded by the coding sequence ATGAAGGCAGTGCAGTACCGCGAGATCGGCAGCGAGCCGGTCGTCGTCGAGATCGACAAGCCCGTGCCCGGCCCGGGCCAGGTGCTGCTGCGGGTGACCGCGGCGGGCCTCTGCCACTCCGACTCGTTCGTCATGGGCCTCCCCGAGGACCAGTACAGCTACGGCCTGCCGCTCACCCTCGGTCACGAGGGCGCAGGAGTCGTCGCCGAGCTGGGCGACGGCGTCGTCGGAGTCGACGTGGGCGACTCCGTCGCCGTCTACGGGCCCTGGGGCTGCGGCACCTGCCGCGCGTGCGCCGCAGGACGTGAGAACTACTGCCCCCACGCCGCCGAGCTCGGCATCACCCCTCCCGGGCTGGGCGCGCCGGGCGCGATGGCCGAGTACGTGCTCATCGACGACGTGCGTCACCTGGTGCCGCTCGGCGACCTCGACCCGGTCGAGTCGGTGTCGCTCACCGACGCCGGCCTGACGCCGTACCACGCGATCCGCTCGAGTGCCTCGGTGCTGGTGCCCGGCTCGACGGCGCTCGTGATCGGCAGCGGCGGCCTCGGTCACGTCGGCATCCAGATCCTGAAGGCGATCACGCCCGCCCGCGTGATCGTGCTCGACCTCTCGGACGAGAAGCTCGCCCTCGCCCGCGACGTCGGCGCCGATGAGGCCCTCCGCTCCGACGACCCCGACGTCCTCTCCCGGATCCGCGAGCTCACGGGCGGCGAGGGCGCTCAGGCGGTCTTCGACTTCGTGGGCGCAGAGCCCACCCTCGCGATCGCCCGGCAGGCCGTCGCCCTCGACGGCCAGGTGCAGATCGTGGGCATCGGCGGAGGCGTCCTGCCCACCGGTTTCTTCTCGACACCCATGGGCGCCTCGGTGCGCGCACCCTACTGGGGCTCCCGCACCGAGCTGATGGAGGTGCTCGACCTCGCCCGCGCCGGCCTGGTCCGGGTGCACACCGAGCGCTTCTCGATCGACGAGGCGCCGGAGGCCTACCGGCGGCTGCACGACGGGACCGTGCGCGGAAGGGCCGTCGTCGTGCCGTGA
- the rsmI gene encoding 16S rRNA (cytidine(1402)-2'-O)-methyltransferase, whose amino-acid sequence MIILAGTPIGNLGDASRRLVEALSTTQHIAAEDTRVTIQLLRALGIENRPTLYALHDHNERERSAELVELARSEDLLVLSDAGMPTVSDPGYHLVETAVAAGVAVTALPGPSAVLMALAVSGLPTDRFSFEGFLPRKHGERVSTFRALVDERRTMVFFESPHRIGDALADLVEVMGPERRVVVCRELTKMFEEVRRGPAAELAEWASGGLRGEICLVVEGAPVREASLEDALLAVLERVAAGARLKEASAEVAEHTGLSRRALYEAALASRRG is encoded by the coding sequence ATGATCATCCTCGCCGGCACGCCCATCGGAAACCTCGGCGACGCCTCGAGGCGGCTGGTGGAGGCGCTCTCGACCACGCAGCACATCGCGGCCGAGGACACCCGCGTGACGATCCAGCTGCTGCGCGCCCTCGGCATCGAGAACCGCCCGACCCTCTACGCCCTGCACGACCACAACGAGCGCGAGCGCTCCGCCGAGCTGGTCGAGCTGGCCCGGAGCGAGGACCTCCTCGTCCTCAGCGACGCCGGGATGCCCACGGTCTCGGACCCCGGCTACCACCTCGTCGAGACGGCCGTCGCCGCCGGGGTCGCCGTCACCGCGCTGCCCGGCCCGTCGGCGGTGCTGATGGCGCTCGCCGTCTCGGGCCTGCCGACGGACCGCTTCAGCTTCGAGGGCTTCCTGCCCCGCAAGCACGGCGAGCGCGTGTCGACCTTCCGGGCGCTCGTCGACGAGCGCCGCACCATGGTCTTCTTCGAGTCGCCGCATCGGATCGGCGACGCCCTCGCCGATCTCGTCGAGGTGATGGGCCCGGAGCGCCGGGTGGTCGTCTGCCGTGAGCTGACGAAGATGTTCGAGGAGGTGCGCCGCGGCCCGGCCGCCGAGCTCGCCGAGTGGGCGTCCGGCGGACTCCGGGGCGAGATCTGCCTCGTCGTCGAGGGTGCGCCGGTGCGCGAGGCGTCCCTCGAGGACGCGCTGCTCGCGGTCCTCGAGAGGGTCGCGGCCGGCGCCCGGCTCAAGGAGGCGTCGGCCGAGGTCGCCGAGCACACCGGCCTCTCGCGCCGCGCGCTCTACGAGGCGGCTCTCGCCTCGCGGCGGGGCTGA
- the metG gene encoding methionine--tRNA ligase, giving the protein MSDGASFYLTTPIFYVNDVPHIGHAYTEVAADVLTRWHRQAGDDTWLLTGTDEHGQKILRTATANGTTPKEWADRLVRTAWQPLLETIDIANDDFIRTTDERHEVNVQRFLQKLYDAGAIYTGEYEGYYCVGCEEYKQLSDLEEGTGDYTGQYVCKIHSKPVELLKEKNYFFTMSEYTERLLALYEERPDFIQPESARNEVVSFVRQGLADLSISRSSFDWGVKVPWDDSHVVYVWFDALLNYITAVGYGQDEAEFERRWPATHIVGKDILRFHAVIWPAMLMAAGLEVPRQVFGHGWLLVGGEKMSKSKLTGIAPEQITDTFGSDAFRYYFMRAITFGQDGSFSWEDLSARYQAELANGFGNLASRVIAMLHRYYEGDVPEPGAPSEAEERVRRTVAEAAAAADRSIDALAIHDAITAVWTIVDELNGYITEQEPWALAKAGDRERLGTVLYTASEGLRALAVLLSPVVPRATTLLWEALGVEESLGSLTAQRLREAGEWGRLPVGTTVGTLAPLFPRIEAPVA; this is encoded by the coding sequence ATGTCCGACGGCGCCTCCTTCTACCTCACGACCCCGATCTTCTACGTGAACGACGTCCCCCACATCGGGCACGCGTACACCGAGGTCGCGGCCGACGTGCTGACGCGCTGGCACCGCCAGGCCGGCGACGACACCTGGCTGCTGACCGGGACCGACGAGCACGGGCAGAAGATCCTCCGCACGGCGACCGCGAACGGCACCACCCCGAAGGAGTGGGCCGACCGCCTCGTGCGCACCGCCTGGCAGCCGCTGCTCGAGACCATCGACATCGCCAATGACGACTTCATCCGCACCACCGACGAGCGGCACGAGGTCAACGTGCAGCGCTTCCTCCAGAAGCTCTACGACGCCGGCGCGATCTACACCGGCGAGTACGAGGGCTACTACTGCGTCGGCTGCGAGGAGTACAAGCAGCTCTCGGACCTCGAGGAGGGGACAGGCGACTACACCGGGCAGTACGTCTGCAAGATCCACTCGAAGCCGGTCGAGCTGCTGAAGGAGAAGAACTACTTCTTCACCATGAGCGAGTACACCGAGCGCCTGCTCGCCCTGTACGAGGAGCGCCCCGACTTCATCCAGCCCGAGTCCGCGCGCAACGAGGTCGTCAGCTTCGTGCGGCAGGGGCTCGCCGACCTGTCCATCTCGCGCTCGAGCTTCGACTGGGGCGTGAAGGTGCCGTGGGACGACTCGCACGTCGTCTACGTCTGGTTCGACGCGCTGCTCAACTACATCACGGCGGTCGGTTACGGACAGGACGAGGCGGAGTTCGAGCGCCGCTGGCCCGCCACGCACATCGTGGGCAAGGACATCCTCCGCTTCCACGCGGTGATCTGGCCCGCCATGCTGATGGCCGCCGGGCTCGAGGTGCCCCGGCAGGTGTTCGGCCACGGCTGGCTGCTCGTCGGCGGCGAGAAGATGTCGAAGTCGAAGCTGACCGGCATCGCGCCCGAGCAGATCACCGACACCTTCGGCTCGGACGCGTTCCGCTACTACTTCATGCGCGCGATCACCTTCGGCCAGGACGGCTCGTTCTCGTGGGAGGACCTGTCGGCCCGCTACCAGGCCGAGCTGGCGAACGGATTCGGCAACCTCGCCTCCCGCGTGATCGCGATGCTGCACCGCTACTACGAGGGCGACGTGCCCGAGCCGGGTGCGCCGAGCGAGGCCGAGGAGCGCGTCCGGCGCACCGTCGCGGAGGCGGCGGCCGCGGCCGACCGCTCCATAGACGCCCTCGCGATCCACGACGCCATCACGGCGGTCTGGACGATCGTCGACGAGCTCAACGGCTACATCACCGAGCAGGAGCCGTGGGCCCTGGCGAAGGCGGGCGACCGCGAGCGCCTCGGCACCGTGCTCTACACGGCGTCCGAGGGCCTGCGCGCCCTCGCCGTGCTGCTCTCGCCGGTCGTGCCCCGCGCGACCACCCTGCTCTGGGAGGCGCTCGGCGTCGAGGAGTCGCTCGGCTCCCTCACCGCGCAGCGCCTCCGCGAGGCGGGGGAGTGGGGCCGCCTCCCCGTCGGGACGACGGTCGGCACCCTCGCCCCCCTCTTCCCCCGCATCGAGGCCCCGGTCGCCTGA